From the Bacteroidia bacterium genome, the window TTCCTTTTACATTCGATATCATCAAATGTTTTACCTTGAATGTAATTTCAGAGTGTGCCTGGTCTATTCCCCATGTTGTTTTTGTGAGTGTTGTCATAATATTATTTTTTATAAGTTTTGTTTAATTAAGTTGCATTGGAATGTCCATCAGTAATATTTCAGCGCCTTCGCTTTTAGCGATCAAATTTATTTCAGAGGTGTTCCACATACCAATAGCATCACGCTCATGCAACACATTGTTGTTGATTTCAAATTCGCCTTTAACTATCATGGCATAAATACCATTACCTTCTTTTTTTACTTTATATGTAGTGTTTTTATCTTTATCGAAGTTGCCCATGCTAAGCCATGCTTGTTGATGTATCCACAATCCGTTTTTTTCTGTTTCTGGCGATACAATAGTTTGCAATTTATTTTTTCTGTCACTAACTTTAAGTGAAAGTTGATCATATCGTGGCTTAACATTTTCTTTGTCGGGATAGA encodes:
- a CDS encoding pirin family protein yields the protein MENKVIHRAENRGHADHGWLKAKHSFSFANYYNPNQMHFGVLRVLNDDYVEPGMGFGTHPHDNMEIITIPLEGALEHKDNMNNHGIIKYGDVQVMSAGSGVTHSEFNASKTEAVKLFQIWLYPDKENVKPRYDQLSLKVSDRKNKLQTIVSPETEKNGLWIHQQAWLSMGNFDKDKNTTYKVKKEGNGIYAMIVKGEFEINNNVLHERDAIGMWNTSEINLIAKSEGAEILLMDIPMQLN